In a genomic window of Candidatus Methylomirabilis sp.:
- a CDS encoding c-type cytochrome translates to MSWWGALTATAVWLFLPGLAGAASQAEQLGNLAVGESVYREICFSCHGIAGDGKGPSYTNTMPRPQVFSNPDYMRRMTEQYVFEVVKHGKLAVLRREVPNSPLEATSMPSFEEALEDDQIRRLITFERSFRTGQPQDPEIREIFDAACATCHGPGGRGNGPTAVGHDGPPPPTFVSAVQPPPADYANRLLMERFSDDFLFALIKKGRLGATEQMGFNTMNPYGHIMSDEEIWSVILYIRKTFIEGTR, encoded by the coding sequence ATGTCATGGTGGGGGGCTCTCACCGCGACCGCCGTCTGGCTGTTCCTCCCGGGCCTCGCCGGGGCGGCCTCCCAGGCGGAGCAGCTCGGCAACCTGGCAGTCGGGGAGAGCGTGTACCGGGAGATCTGCTTCTCCTGCCACGGGATCGCCGGGGACGGGAAAGGCCCCAGCTACACAAACACCATGCCCCGCCCCCAGGTCTTCAGCAACCCGGACTACATGCGCCGCATGACCGAACAGTACGTGTTCGAGGTAGTGAAGCACGGGAAGCTGGCGGTCCTGCGGCGCGAGGTCCCGAATTCCCCCCTGGAGGCGACGTCGATGCCCTCTTTCGAGGAGGCGCTGGAGGACGACCAGATTCGCCGCCTGATCACCTTCGAGCGGAGCTTCCGGACCGGCCAGCCCCAGGACCCGGAGATCCGGGAGATCTTCGACGCCGCCTGCGCCACGTGCCACGGCCCGGGGGGGCGGGGGAACGGGCCGACGGCCGTCGGACACGACGGCCCGCCGCCCCCGACCTTCGTCAGTGCCGTCCAGCCTCCGCCGGCCGACTACGCCAACCGCCTCCTCATGGAGCGATTCAGCGATGACTTCCTCTTCGCGCTCATCAAGAAGGGCCGGCTGGGGGCCACGGAGCAGATGGGCTTTAACACCATGAACCCCTACGGGCACATCATGAGCGACGAGGAGATCTGGAGCGTCATCCTCTACATCAGGAAGACCTTCATCGAGGGCACGCGGTAG
- a CDS encoding multiheme c-type cytochrome — protein MSSTGRDPSGRTARRLRARSPCLLAALLLGLAAGGGGSQAASPEPPGAEATQAFLDRHWTVPVPLQGPPPPRFSPLEASLAPDACGACHASQYADWKTSLHSQSMGPGVRGQTLGMVEEDPETARQCYTCHAPLSEQQELISGVDRLGFAGLVENPQFDRALQGEGLTCAGCHVRGHERFGPRRRDGSIPTTIPREQLPHNGATRTPAFQRAEFCKGCHQFGPDGYALNGKFLENTYNEWKGGPYAARGIQCQDCHMPDRRHVWRGIHDPEVVRQGVSIRLTIGKRRYAPGETLTATLTVTNAGVGHLFPTYVTPKVIVRASIADGSGRTVEGTIQEEAIGREVTLDLSRELYDTRIPPGKTHTFAYRRKVPRAGLRLRASVVVYPDHFYTRFFEATLAGAPGAAGAPLLREALEKTRRSPFPIFEEERRIS, from the coding sequence ATGTCGAGTACAGGGCGGGATCCCTCAGGGCGCACCGCGCGCCGCCTGCGGGCCCGCTCGCCCTGCCTCCTCGCCGCGCTCCTCCTCGGTCTCGCGGCCGGAGGCGGCGGGAGCCAGGCCGCCTCCCCCGAGCCTCCCGGCGCCGAAGCGACCCAGGCCTTCCTGGACCGGCACTGGACGGTCCCCGTCCCCCTTCAGGGACCCCCTCCCCCCCGCTTCTCCCCCCTCGAGGCCTCCCTCGCGCCGGACGCCTGCGGCGCCTGCCACGCCTCCCAATACGCCGACTGGAAGACGAGCCTCCACAGCCAGAGCATGGGGCCGGGTGTTAGGGGGCAGACCCTGGGCATGGTCGAGGAAGACCCCGAGACGGCCCGCCAGTGCTACACCTGCCACGCCCCCCTCTCGGAGCAGCAGGAGCTCATCTCCGGGGTGGACCGCCTTGGCTTCGCCGGCCTCGTGGAGAACCCCCAGTTCGACCGGGCCCTGCAGGGGGAGGGCCTCACCTGCGCCGGCTGCCATGTGCGGGGTCACGAGCGCTTCGGGCCGCGGCGGCGGGACGGATCCATCCCCACCACGATCCCGCGCGAGCAACTCCCCCACAACGGGGCGACCCGAACCCCCGCCTTTCAGAGGGCGGAGTTCTGCAAGGGGTGCCACCAGTTCGGCCCGGACGGCTACGCCCTCAACGGGAAGTTTCTGGAGAATACCTACAACGAGTGGAAGGGGGGACCCTACGCCGCCCGGGGCATCCAGTGCCAGGACTGCCACATGCCGGACCGCCGGCACGTGTGGCGGGGCATCCACGACCCGGAGGTGGTCCGGCAGGGGGTGAGCATCCGCCTCACGATCGGCAAGAGGCGCTACGCTCCGGGGGAAACCCTCACCGCGACCCTGACGGTGACCAACGCGGGGGTCGGGCACCTCTTCCCGACGTACGTGACGCCCAAGGTGATCGTGCGGGCCTCCATAGCGGACGGCAGCGGCAGGACAGTGGAGGGGACCATCCAGGAGGAGGCGATCGGACGCGAGGTCACGCTCGATCTCAGCCGGGAGCTGTACGATACCCGGATCCCTCCCGGCAAGACGCACACCTTCGCGTACCGGCGGAAGGTCCCGCGGGCCGGCCTGCGCCTCCGGGCGAGCGTGGTGGTCTACCCCGACCACTTCTACACCCGCTTCTTCGAGGCGACGCTGGCCGGCGCCCCGGGCGCCGCCGGGGCGCCCCTCCTCCGGGAAGCGCTGGAGAAGACCCGCCGCTCCCCCTTCCCCATCTTCGAAGAGGAGCGCCGCATCTCCTGA
- a CDS encoding SUMF1/EgtB/PvdO family nonheme iron enzyme, producing MVLIPAGPFIMGSDAAERSWAYGASSPVARQARWYDDEPRRILSLPAFWIDRFLVTHAEYLAFVRATGHRVPGIGKEEYVAQGFLVHDYDREVTRFLWQGGEPPPGLGEHPVVLVSVEDAEAYCRWRATREGRLLRLPTEEEWEKAARGADGRWFPWGKTWDPRRLNNAEAGPLFTTPVTAYPLGRSPYGMFDAAGNVFEWTASRYPDGRRVMKGAGSWDDEAGICRPASRHGRPPSSRHILFGFRCAGPAVEPGS from the coding sequence ATGGTCCTCATCCCCGCCGGTCCCTTCATCATGGGGAGCGACGCGGCGGAGCGATCCTGGGCCTACGGCGCCAGCAGCCCCGTAGCCCGGCAGGCTCGCTGGTACGACGACGAGCCACGCCGGATCCTCTCCCTCCCCGCCTTCTGGATCGACCGATTCCTCGTGACCCACGCCGAATACCTCGCCTTTGTCCGGGCCACGGGCCACAGGGTGCCCGGGATCGGCAAGGAGGAATACGTGGCCCAGGGATTCCTGGTGCACGACTACGACCGGGAGGTCACGCGGTTCCTCTGGCAGGGCGGGGAGCCGCCGCCGGGGCTGGGGGAGCATCCAGTGGTCCTGGTCAGCGTGGAAGACGCCGAGGCCTACTGTCGGTGGCGGGCGACGCGGGAGGGACGGTTGCTCCGCCTCCCGACCGAAGAGGAGTGGGAGAAGGCCGCGCGGGGAGCGGATGGCCGATGGTTTCCCTGGGGGAAGACCTGGGACCCCCGCCGCCTCAACAACGCCGAGGCCGGTCCCCTCTTCACGACCCCGGTGACGGCCTATCCTCTTGGGCGCAGCCCTTACGGGATGTTCGATGCGGCCGGGAACGTCTTCGAGTGGACGGCCTCGCGCTACCCGGATGGCCGGCGGGTCATGAAGGGGGCAGGATCCTGGGACGACGAAGCCGGGATCTGCCGGCCAGCATCCCGTCACGGGCGCCCGCCCAGTTCCCGGCACATCCTGTTTGGGTTTCGCTGCGCCGGTCCCGCGGTTGAGCCGGGGTCCTAG
- a CDS encoding acyloxyacyl hydrolase, producing the protein METDPLRRGRRAAGAIPVLAGGLVLFWAGVAVAVEEPGKSRLGLSLPLQAPARPSGGPAFPGELRKGSQEFTFLVGYGDQADIPESSREDREFLFLTPRWGVVLTEPLGRSFWRGGLEFLTEPSAIITADKPRVLSGGIAALLKYNFYTGTRLMPFVEAGAGLMVSTKRLEGQGSSFNFTPQVGAGFHYFLTPEWALTAAYRFWHASNAGTADPNRGVNTNTFFVGLAYFFP; encoded by the coding sequence ATGGAGACAGACCCGCTGCGGCGAGGCCGCCGGGCCGCGGGGGCCATCCCGGTCCTGGCCGGCGGCCTCGTGCTGTTCTGGGCGGGCGTGGCAGTCGCCGTCGAGGAGCCGGGGAAATCCCGGTTGGGCCTCAGCCTCCCGCTCCAGGCTCCGGCTCGTCCGAGCGGGGGACCGGCGTTCCCGGGGGAGCTCCGAAAGGGCTCCCAGGAATTCACCTTCCTGGTGGGGTACGGGGACCAGGCCGACATCCCCGAGAGCAGCAGGGAGGATCGGGAATTCCTCTTCTTGACGCCTCGGTGGGGGGTCGTCCTGACCGAGCCTTTGGGGCGGAGCTTCTGGCGGGGCGGCCTGGAGTTCCTGACGGAGCCGAGCGCGATCATCACCGCGGATAAGCCGCGAGTCCTCTCGGGCGGGATCGCGGCGCTGCTCAAATACAACTTCTATACGGGGACCCGCCTGATGCCCTTCGTCGAAGCAGGGGCCGGCCTCATGGTCTCCACGAAGCGGCTGGAAGGCCAGGGGTCATCTTTCAATTTCACCCCACAGGTGGGCGCCGGCTTCCACTACTTCCTGACTCCGGAGTGGGCCCTCACCGCTGCCTACCGATTTTGGCACGCCTCGAACGCCGGGACCGCCGATCCCAACCGGGGCGTGAACACCAATACTTTCTTTGTCGGCCTCGCCTACTTCTTTCCCTAG
- a CDS encoding exosortase system-associated protein, TIGR04073 family — translation MRTVMRRVLLGGLTLLVSVAVAWGAESAAEEGSPGPNGTAGAWEKVERGVSNLTVGFVIEVPKTVAAESESHGPAFGLTAGLIKGMGLGVGRTLVGVYELLTFPFPNGSDYGPVLEPGTPFSTARTERFLDTQIR, via the coding sequence ATGCGGACCGTCATGCGGAGGGTGTTGCTCGGGGGCCTGACGCTCCTCGTGAGCGTCGCCGTGGCCTGGGGGGCGGAATCGGCCGCGGAAGAGGGTTCGCCGGGGCCGAATGGCACCGCGGGAGCCTGGGAGAAGGTGGAGCGGGGCGTGAGCAATCTCACGGTGGGGTTTGTCATCGAGGTGCCCAAGACGGTTGCCGCGGAAAGCGAGAGCCACGGGCCGGCCTTCGGCCTGACCGCCGGCCTGATCAAGGGCATGGGCCTCGGGGTCGGCAGGACGCTGGTCGGGGTCTATGAGCTCCTCACCTTTCCCTTCCCCAACGGGTCCGACTACGGGCCGGTCCTGGAGCCCGGGACGCCGTTCTCCACGGCAAGGACCGAGCGGTTCCTCGATACGCAGATCCGCTGA
- a CDS encoding alcohol dehydrogenase catalytic domain-containing protein yields the protein MRAVTFHGPGDIRYGTVPVPPLRPGEVLVRVQVALTCSTDVKTFRRGHPVMIQEVPTVFGHEFAGEVAAVGEGVSQFSIGQRVAAANSVPCLACEDCRRGQENLCEHLLFLNGAFAEYVRVPAPLAAVNLLALPDDLPAREAAFLEPLACVLHGIDRANVRAGETVAVLGTGPIGLLLLQASRLRGARCIAVGRGALRLSRAYACGAEVVVDLAAAPDPVAAVRERTPGGLGPHVVIEAVGHPEAWEQAAATVRKGGTVVFFGGCAPGSAVRLDTRRLHYEELTLLGVFHHTPGYVREALRLLAGRQLTLEPLISHEMSLKDLQAALTAMERREALKVAIIP from the coding sequence ATGCGGGCGGTCACGTTCCACGGCCCGGGGGACATCCGGTACGGGACCGTCCCGGTCCCCCCGCTCCGGCCCGGGGAGGTGCTGGTCCGGGTCCAGGTCGCCCTCACCTGCTCCACCGACGTCAAGACCTTCCGCCGGGGCCATCCGGTGATGATCCAGGAGGTTCCCACCGTCTTTGGCCACGAGTTCGCCGGAGAGGTGGCGGCGGTGGGGGAAGGGGTGTCCCAGTTTTCGATCGGGCAGCGGGTGGCCGCGGCGAACTCGGTCCCGTGTCTCGCCTGCGAGGACTGCCGGCGGGGGCAGGAGAACCTCTGTGAGCACCTCCTCTTCCTGAACGGCGCGTTCGCGGAATACGTCCGGGTCCCCGCCCCCCTCGCGGCGGTGAACCTGCTCGCCCTTCCCGACGATCTCCCGGCACGGGAGGCGGCCTTCCTGGAGCCGCTGGCCTGCGTTCTGCACGGGATTGATCGAGCGAACGTCCGGGCGGGGGAGACCGTGGCCGTCCTCGGGACCGGCCCCATCGGCCTCCTGCTGCTCCAGGCGTCGCGTCTGCGCGGCGCGCGCTGCATCGCGGTCGGCCGGGGGGCGCTGCGCCTCAGCCGGGCCTACGCGTGCGGCGCGGAGGTGGTGGTGGACCTCGCCGCCGCCCCCGATCCGGTCGCGGCGGTCCGGGAGCGGACGCCGGGTGGCCTGGGGCCCCACGTCGTCATCGAGGCGGTGGGGCATCCGGAGGCGTGGGAGCAGGCGGCGGCGACCGTCCGGAAGGGCGGAACGGTCGTCTTCTTCGGCGGCTGCGCCCCGGGCAGCGCGGTCCGACTCGACACCCGCCGTCTCCACTACGAGGAGTTGACACTCCTCGGGGTGTTCCACCATACTCCGGGCTACGTCCGGGAGGCCCTCCGCCTGCTCGCCGGGCGCCAGCTCACCCTCGAGCCCCTCATCAGTCACGAGATGTCGCTGAAGGATTTGCAGGCGGCTCTCACCGCGATGGAGCGGCGGGAGGCCCTCAAGGTCGCCATCATCCCCTGA